The genomic region GGTGGGGTTGTTGCTGCAAAAGCAGAAAAAGAACTGCTTTCCTTTGCAGAGAAGGCAAGGATTCCCGTAGTATCTACGATGATGGGAATAGGGGGCATCAGCCATAAATCCCCCTACTACATTGGGATGATTGGTTCTCATGGAAAAAACTATGCGAACAGAGCTATGGCTCAGGCAGATGTAGCCATGTTCATAGGGGCAAGGATTGCTGATAGGGCTACCGGAGGCAGTAAGTTATTTGCAAAAAATGCTGATATCATCCATATTGATATTGATCCGGCAGAAATAGGAAAAAATCTAGGAACCCTAATCCCGGTTGTGGGAGATGCTAAAAATGCCTTAGAAAAATTCTTGGAAATGGCTGAACCTCTAGATACAGGTGAATGGGTAAAACAATTAACCGAGGCAAAGCTCAATTATAAAAAGAAAAAAAAACCCACGGAATATATAAATCCCAAATATGCAATCGAACTTCTTTCGAAGACTTTAGAAAATGATGCTATTTTAGTTTCAGATGTTGGACAGAACCAATTATGGTCCATGCTAAACTTTGAAATATTCGGGAATAGAAAACATTTTACATCAGGGGGATTTGGAACCATGGGATATAGTCTTCCTGCTGCAATCGGGGCGGCTATAGCATCACCCAAGTGTCAGGTTATTGCAACCATGGGTGATGGGGGCTTTCAGATGAGTTTATTTGAACTAGCAACTATAAGACAAAATGATGTAAAAGTGATTATTGTATTATTTAACAATCAGGGACTAGGCATGGTAAGAGAAATGCAGTATAAATCCTATAATGCAGAATATGCAGTAGATTTAAACAAAAACCCCGATTTTATTAAGTTAGCAGAAGCTTATGGCATCAGGGGTAAAAGAGTTTTGAGAGATTCAGAGTTAGAAGAGGCATTTGAAGAAGCCATCAATT from Candidatus Epulonipiscium sp. harbors:
- the ilvB gene encoding biosynthetic-type acetolactate synthase large subunit, whose amino-acid sequence is MKAAAAIIECLKREGVKTVFGYPGAAIMPVYEALRKSDIKHILVRQEQSAAHSASGYARASLDVGVCIVTSGPGATNLITGIATAYMDSIPLVAITGQVKTSLIGRDVFQEVDITGATEPFIKHSYLIKNAEDIPRVMKEAFHIAKTGRPGPVLVDIPSDIQIEDIQFSYDNEVNIRGYKPTYMGHIGQIKRALRRLKASKKPIICVGGGVVAAKAEKELLSFAEKARIPVVSTMMGIGGISHKSPYYIGMIGSHGKNYANRAMAQADVAMFIGARIADRATGGSKLFAKNADIIHIDIDPAEIGKNLGTLIPVVGDAKNALEKFLEMAEPLDTGEWVKQLTEAKLNYKKKKKPTEYINPKYAIELLSKTLENDAILVSDVGQNQLWSMLNFEIFGNRKHFTSGGFGTMGYSLPAAIGAAIASPKCQVIATMGDGGFQMSLFELATIRQNDVKVIIVLFNNQGLGMVREMQYKSYNAEYAVDLNKNPDFIKLAEAYGIRGKRVLRDSELEEAFEEAINSKDSFLIECVVDSKESTL